From Rutidosis leptorrhynchoides isolate AG116_Rl617_1_P2 chromosome 3, CSIRO_AGI_Rlap_v1, whole genome shotgun sequence, a single genomic window includes:
- the LOC139896227 gene encoding nudix hydrolase 13, mitochondrial-like, which yields MSSLVARTGRLLQRYDNDLRLVSGCIPYRLAKSSDQNSIEVLMVSSPNRDDMVFPKGGWESDETVEEAACREALEEAGVKGILKEHSLGVWEFRSKTKQEACINEGGCKGYMFALEVTEELESWPEQNNRSRKWVSIEEAFNSCRYEWMRNALTEFVRVAERGKNQTGHEIMVEVKNDQSTKQEGEECHLMSTNCHVNGPVTMSTSYGIMLPASIFL from the exons ATGTCATCACTTGTTGCTAGAACGGGTCGTCTTCTTCAGCGTTACGATAACGATCTTCGCCTTGTTTCCGG GTGTATTCCATACAGACTGGCCAAGAGTAGTGACCAGAACAGTATAGAAGTACTAATGGTATCTTCACCAAATCGGGATGACATGGTATTCCCAAAG GGTGGATGGGAGAGTGATGAGACTGTTGAAGAAGCTGCTTGTCGTGAAGCTTTAGAGGAAGCTGGCGTTAAAGGCATCCTTAAA GAACATTCTCTTGGAGTGTGGGAGTTTAGAAGTAAGACCAAACAAGAAGCTTGTATCAATGAAGGGGGATGCAAGGGATACATGTTTGCATTAGAGGTGACCGAGGAGCTTGAATCATGGCCAGAGCAAAACAACCGAAGCAGAAAATGG GTGTCGATTGAGGAAGCATTTAATTCGTGTCGCTATGAGTGGATGCGCAATGCACTAACGGAATTTGTTAGAGTGGCGGAAAGAGGAAAAAATCAGACTGGACATGAGATAATGGTAGAAGTAAAAAACGATCAGTCAACAAAACAAGAAGGTGAAGAGTGTCATTTAATGTCAACGAATTGCCATGTAAATGGACCTGTGACAATGAGTACATCATACGGCATCATGCTTCCTGCCAGCATTTTCTTATAG
- the LOC139896226 gene encoding probable magnesium transporter NIPA8, translating to MGDWVIGAFINLFGSIAINFGTNLLKLGHDERERHTLLGEGINGKTILRPIISFQSWRIGILFFAFGNALNFISFGYAAQSLLAALGSVQFVSNIVFAYFVLNKTVTVKVIVATTFIVLGNTFLVAFGNHQSPVYTQEQLAEKYSNITFLFYCLLLAALVVMHHYVYRRGELLLAISGKELMRYWKLLLPFSFAVVSGAIGSCSVLFAKSLSNLLRLSMSSSYRLDSWFTYSILLLFLCTAGFWMTRLNEGLAQFDAILIVPMFQIVWTFFSICTGFVYFQEYQVLNALRTVMFIMGMISVFIGISLLAPDESKGGEVKESQLSSVASSKVNTDMERLIKPSEDLPIKDMKSLARAISTKVSAAVIRAKSTWTLLMGMGDDTMHASSVFAMPMVSSKMTGFRAVGSDRSKLLSLRSPTGWSKIPVVVEESVNMLLDATSSEED from the exons ATGGGCGACTGGGTGATTGGAGCTTTTATTAATCTTTTCGGTAGCATTGCTATTAACTTTGGAACTAATCTTCTTAAACTGGGACATGACGAG AGAGAAAGACATACATTGTTAGGCGAGGGAATAAATGGAAAGACAATATTGAGGCCGATTATAAGCTTTCAGTCTTGGAGAATAG GAATTCTGTTTTTCGCTTTTGGAAACGCTCTTAACTTTATTTCATTCGGATATGCTGCTCAG TCACTTCTTGCAGCATTAGGATCTGTCCAGTTTGTGTCAAACATCGTGTTTGCCTACTTCGTCTTGAACAAAACAGTGACCGTTAA AGTAATAGTTGCTACAACGTTTATCGTCCTTGGAAACACTTTCCTTGTTGCTTTTGGCAATCACCAATCACCTG TTTACACACAAGAGCAGTTGGCAGAGAAGTACAGTAACATTACCTTCCTGTTTTACTGTCTGCTATTGGCCGCTTTGGTTGTTATGCATCACTATGTATATAG GAGAGGAGAATTATTACTTGCTATTTCAGGGAAGGAACTTATGCGATATTGGAAGCTACTGCTTCCGTTCTCGTTCGCCGTAGTTTCAGGAGCCATTGGATCATGTTCAGTTCTCTTTGCAAAGTCACT TTCAAATCTTCTAAGATTGTCCATGTCAAGTTCATATCGTCTGGATAGCTGGTTCACATATTCAATTCTTTTATTGTTTCTTTGTACTGCTGGATTTTGG ATGACAAGGTTAAATGAAGGATTAGCACAGTTTGATGCAATACTTATAGTCCCTATGTTTCAGATAGTTTGGACCTTCTTCTCAATTTGTACTGGATTTGTGTATTTCCAAGAATATCAG GTATTAAATGCCTTGAGGACAGTCATGTTTATAATGGGAATGATCTCAGTTTTCATAGGGATTTCATTACTGGCACCCGATGAGTCAAAAG GGGGAGAAGTAAAGGAAAGTCAACTATCATCTGTGGCTTCATCAAAAGTCAACACTGATATGGAAAG GTTAATCAAGCCAAGTGAAGACTTACCTATTAAAGATATGAAGTCACTAGCACGAGCAATATCAACAAAAGTTTCAGCTGCAGTCATTAGAGCAAAA AGTACTTGGACATTGTTGATGGGTATGGGAGATGATACAATGCATGCTTCATCGGTTTTTGCCATGCCAATGGTTTCATCGAAAATGACAGGTTTCAGGGCTGTCGGAAGTGACAGGTCAAAGTTGTTGTCTTTAAGAAGCCCAACGGGGTGGAGTAAAATTCCGGTGGTGGTTGAGGAAAGTGTAAATATGCTTCTTGATGCTACATCAAGTGAAGAGGATTAG